One Methanolobus sp. WCC4 DNA segment encodes these proteins:
- a CDS encoding DMT family transporter, with translation MNPGSKKPYFELISGSVLFGLLGVFVDHLEAVPTGPMIFYKQLFGVLALLIFIMITGQLSGIVPRKKKRYLLLLGLINTCTIFTYFICIRYTSFSVAILMLYTAPMYVTLLSPVVLKEKITRKGILALILSLTGLVFIVDMGNVTEGFSTGNGYFIGIISGMLSGLSFGSLIVTIRYTRDDHSSIAQLFWFTLIGVILLLPFAGRVSAPVLADNLSLLIIFGVVNTALAALLYISGISQIEAQKGSILALLEPVSGIFFDVTILHTPLLASTMTGCIFILLGAYVAVMEKSPGIFGKYFKIQV, from the coding sequence ATGAACCCGGGATCCAAAAAACCCTACTTTGAACTAATAAGTGGTTCTGTTCTTTTCGGACTCCTTGGTGTTTTTGTCGATCACCTGGAAGCCGTACCCACCGGGCCGATGATATTCTATAAGCAACTTTTCGGTGTCCTTGCGTTGCTGATCTTCATAATGATCACAGGGCAGTTGTCCGGGATAGTACCCCGAAAAAAGAAACGTTACCTGTTACTGCTCGGGCTCATAAACACATGTACTATTTTCACATATTTCATATGCATCAGGTACACAAGTTTCTCAGTAGCCATACTGATGCTCTACACTGCACCGATGTATGTGACACTTCTCTCACCGGTAGTACTGAAGGAAAAGATCACACGTAAAGGAATACTGGCACTGATACTATCGTTAACAGGACTGGTGTTCATTGTCGATATGGGTAATGTTACAGAAGGATTCTCAACCGGCAACGGATACTTCATTGGTATCATTTCAGGCATGCTCTCCGGTCTTTCCTTTGGAAGCCTGATAGTGACTATCCGCTATACCAGAGATGATCACTCAAGTATTGCCCAATTGTTCTGGTTCACCCTGATAGGAGTTATCCTGTTGCTTCCATTTGCGGGAAGGGTCTCAGCTCCAGTACTTGCTGATAACCTGAGCCTGCTGATAATATTCGGTGTAGTGAACACGGCCCTGGCTGCTCTGCTATACATCAGTGGCATATCGCAGATAGAGGCTCAGAAAGGCAGTATACTGGCTTTACTGGAGCCTGTCAGCGGCATTTTCTTCGACGTGACAATACTCCACACACCCCTACTTGCAAGTACGATGACAGGATGCATTTTCATTCTTCTTGGAGCATATGTTGCAGTTATGGAAAAAAGCCCGGGGATATTCGGAAAGTATTTTAAAATACAGGTATGA
- a CDS encoding carboxymuconolactone decarboxylase family protein — translation MRMLEEFFPEFTEKLDEIDKLYAEMRPIDEKTYQYLCFALSIKARSKPCVLKHFKGALEAGATVKDLSYIFALTMREAAGADDCWTHDVIGDWKEILEGNVSCTCCGDEE, via the coding sequence ATGAGAATGCTTGAAGAATTCTTCCCTGAATTTACTGAAAAACTTGACGAGATAGACAAACTCTATGCTGAGATGAGACCTATCGATGAGAAAACATACCAGTACCTTTGTTTTGCGCTGTCCATCAAAGCAAGGTCAAAACCATGTGTCCTTAAACACTTCAAAGGTGCACTGGAAGCAGGAGCCACTGTAAAGGACCTGTCCTACATATTTGCACTTACCATGAGAGAGGCAGCCGGTGCCGATGACTGCTGGACACATGACGTGATCGGTGACTGGAAGGAGATCCTTGAGGGGAACGTTAGTTGTACCTGCTGTGGCGATGAGGAATAA
- a CDS encoding sodium:alanine symporter family protein, which yields MGLLDVIGYLPDHSSMLAYLTEIDRLVWGPPLLALLVGTGFFYTFRLGFLQIIRLPLALRYVTLSGRPEKGSLGDITSFGSLTTALAATVGTGNIVGVATAIKTGGPGALFWMWVAAFFGMATMYAECMLSVKYRTFDEKGQVSGGPMYYIKNGLADRSYSGLLAKIFAVFGIFVGCMGIGTFTQVNAIVDSANITFDIPVIYTGAVVTILVFLVTIGGIRSIAKVAQLVVPTMATAYVLGSLLILFLNIEQIPSAIALVIRSAFTRTAATGGFLGASIMMAIQLGVARGVFSNEAGLGSTPIAAAAAKVTSPVKQGLISMTATFFDTIIVCSMTGLVLIISGSWKGELAGAYMTNYAYTSVLENAGTYVVGVGLMFFAFTTILGWNYYAERCTEFLFGVKAILPFKFVYVLMVALGAFLTLDVIWILADIFNGLMAVPNLIALIALRKVVISETKEYFAEMEKGS from the coding sequence ATGGGTTTACTTGATGTGATAGGGTATCTGCCGGATCATTCGTCTATGCTTGCATATCTCACAGAGATCGACCGCTTAGTATGGGGTCCGCCATTGCTGGCCTTATTGGTGGGAACGGGATTCTTCTACACATTCCGGCTTGGTTTTCTCCAGATCATCAGATTACCCCTTGCCCTGAGATATGTCACCTTGTCAGGAAGACCTGAAAAAGGATCGTTGGGTGACATCACCAGCTTTGGTTCATTGACCACTGCACTTGCAGCCACGGTGGGAACTGGTAATATTGTGGGTGTTGCAACAGCAATAAAGACCGGAGGACCCGGTGCTTTGTTCTGGATGTGGGTGGCTGCATTCTTTGGAATGGCAACCATGTATGCAGAGTGCATGCTCTCGGTAAAATACAGGACCTTCGATGAGAAGGGACAGGTCTCCGGCGGTCCCATGTATTATATAAAAAATGGTCTTGCAGACAGGTCTTACAGCGGCCTGCTCGCAAAGATCTTCGCTGTTTTCGGTATCTTTGTCGGATGTATGGGAATAGGCACCTTCACCCAGGTGAATGCTATTGTAGATTCCGCGAACATAACATTTGATATCCCTGTGATCTACACCGGTGCAGTTGTCACCATACTGGTATTCCTTGTGACAATTGGTGGCATCAGGAGTATCGCAAAAGTAGCGCAACTGGTGGTCCCGACCATGGCCACTGCCTATGTGCTGGGTTCGCTATTGATATTGTTCCTGAATATTGAGCAGATCCCCTCTGCAATTGCCCTGGTTATCAGGTCGGCATTCACCAGGACAGCAGCAACAGGAGGTTTTCTGGGAGCATCCATCATGATGGCGATACAGCTTGGTGTGGCAAGAGGTGTCTTTTCTAACGAGGCTGGACTTGGAAGTACGCCCATAGCAGCAGCAGCAGCTAAGGTCACAAGTCCGGTAAAACAGGGTCTTATTTCCATGACCGCGACCTTCTTTGATACAATTATCGTCTGCAGCATGACAGGACTGGTGCTCATCATCAGTGGTTCATGGAAAGGTGAACTTGCCGGAGCCTATATGACAAACTATGCATACACATCCGTACTGGAAAATGCAGGTACCTATGTGGTGGGAGTCGGACTGATGTTCTTTGCATTTACGACCATTCTCGGATGGAACTATTATGCTGAACGTTGTACCGAGTTCCTATTTGGTGTGAAAGCCATACTACCTTTCAAGTTTGTCTATGTACTGATGGTAGCGCTTGGAGCGTTCCTTACTCTGGATGTCATCTGGATACTGGCTGACATATTCAATGGTCTGATGGCTGTCCCTAATCTGATAGCTCTCATAGCATTGAGAAAGGTCGTGATATCAGAGACAAAAGAATATTTCGCTGAGATGGAGAAGGGTTCCTGA
- a CDS encoding transposase — MEDICTVYKGVLFEDSIRNYVGKDNVSICRLLHSLNIDDIAQHVENNYYSNKDWHFKYRVSSMIKLTIVMCFRKLSFDKTISSLTDEEALLLRFVNTNDDISMPTGATLHHFVKYRLGENGFREIMQKVASRILDLTSSKDLKTDSTPIEASRYDKHSDYNPHYNCKMDKAHITLIGTCPLYMTYTKGLAHDSPQLEQHIEFLKRLNPEVDSYALDGAYDSFTNYADIWNDLNVNPTISLPSDAVVSEEGRIERINHWMNKMWKSGGDPHFPLNRKLKFLYKHGRSKQVGMYLRNQNMEDAEFQKKKGTRQDCERFHKHVKHILKFDVRSIRKGSRELYVTMNFVVYQLMLIANLQNKVKNPNSFANYV; from the coding sequence ATGGAGGATATTTGTACTGTGTATAAAGGAGTCCTCTTTGAGGACTCCATTCGAAACTACGTTGGTAAAGATAATGTGTCAATTTGCCGGTTGCTACATTCTCTTAATATCGATGATATCGCACAGCATGTTGAAAACAACTACTATTCCAATAAAGACTGGCATTTCAAGTATCGTGTTTCTTCTATGATAAAACTCACCATTGTCATGTGTTTCAGAAAACTCTCATTTGACAAAACTATCTCATCGCTAACAGATGAAGAAGCTCTGCTTCTTCGTTTTGTTAATACGAACGATGATATTTCAATGCCAACTGGAGCAACACTTCACCACTTTGTGAAATACAGGTTAGGAGAAAATGGATTCCGGGAAATAATGCAAAAAGTAGCTTCGAGAATACTAGATCTAACATCTTCAAAGGACCTAAAAACAGATTCAACACCTATTGAAGCTTCTAGGTACGACAAGCATAGTGATTATAATCCGCATTATAACTGTAAAATGGATAAAGCGCATATCACATTAATCGGAACTTGTCCATTGTACATGACGTATACAAAGGGACTGGCACATGATTCTCCACAACTGGAACAGCATATTGAGTTCTTGAAAAGATTGAATCCTGAAGTTGATTCATATGCTTTGGATGGTGCATATGATTCATTCACTAACTACGCAGATATCTGGAATGATCTTAATGTGAATCCTACAATATCCCTTCCTTCTGATGCTGTTGTCAGTGAGGAAGGAAGAATAGAGAGAATCAATCATTGGATGAACAAGATGTGGAAAAGTGGGGGAGACCCCCACTTTCCACTTAACAGAAAATTGAAGTTCCTCTACAAACATGGAAGGTCAAAGCAAGTTGGAATGTATCTAAGAAATCAGAACATGGAGGATGCAGAATTCCAGAAGAAAAAAGGGACAAGACAAGATTGTGAAAGGTTTCACAAGCATGTGAAGCATATTCTCAAATTTGATGTTAGATCAATCAGAAAAGGAAGCAGAGAACTCTATGTTACCATGAACTTTGTTGTTTATCAATTGATGCTGATTGCAAATTTGCAAAACAAGGTCAAAAATCCAAATTCATTTGCAAATTATGTGTGA
- a CDS encoding M4 family metallopeptidase translates to MYEPIRKQKEILEGLKKVNPALEVKWDERTGSPKRLKGILTSIGQQDPGRAAFDFIEANKGLFLLDSVQKEMVLKRIDTDRIGAKHVRMQQVYKDLPVFGSELIVHIDANSNIKGTTGKLVPAIDLPDKPKISAEQAMKEVLGDQKDNVKSHIHAEPKLMVLTQFVETPHLVWHVTVNGMDKTLAGDDTPAKWEYFVDALDGKVLWKFNNEQTHTSTTGSGIGRYSGAVTVNTVHDHGAGNYLLEDQGVPTSARVVTHDADGGYPPADVSEDNNNNWSAAAQGPDIDCHLYTRIVFDYFFTVHGRDSYDDAGADMHIYANCGTDWNNASWNGSYVKIGNGDGIRYSPLCALDIIAHEWTHAVTEYTAGLVYSGESGALNESMSDVFGCLIAGNWLFGEDAWLLASAPGSRNLEDPTNGGQYDPTDPIDSVIAGHQPDHMDDKYTGTADYGGVHINSGIMNKAAYLIATGGTHRGIRICEGLGNDVLGLLYYQALTTHLVSSSDFSDMRDAVLDSLDDLYSTNPHYSRWRASIINAFAAVGIGTAVTCPITCWIAPFICPPSPHLVCPPSPRFMCPPAPYICPPAPDFVCPPSPMIVCPPSPYVACPPSPGLSCLPGPDPLPYTPEIRVRHPVISLKTDIIEIVGIGPEIAALFKARSISTLGEFLKATENKKNISELSETLGISATRINDWRKKTLVLLGEVK, encoded by the coding sequence ATGTATGAACCCATCAGGAAACAAAAAGAGATATTAGAAGGGCTTAAGAAGGTCAATCCTGCTCTTGAGGTAAAATGGGATGAAAGGACCGGAAGTCCGAAAAGATTGAAAGGAATACTTACCAGTATCGGACAGCAGGACCCGGGCAGAGCTGCTTTCGACTTTATAGAAGCTAACAAGGGACTATTCTTATTAGATTCCGTTCAGAAGGAAATGGTCCTGAAAAGAATAGATACGGACAGGATAGGTGCAAAACATGTCCGTATGCAACAGGTCTACAAGGACCTGCCTGTATTCGGCAGCGAGCTCATTGTTCACATTGATGCCAACAGCAACATAAAGGGAACCACTGGTAAACTGGTACCAGCTATCGATCTGCCTGATAAACCAAAGATAAGTGCTGAACAGGCGATGAAAGAGGTCCTTGGTGACCAGAAGGATAATGTTAAGAGCCATATCCATGCAGAGCCAAAACTCATGGTGCTGACCCAGTTCGTGGAAACACCGCATCTTGTCTGGCATGTGACCGTCAATGGTATGGACAAGACACTTGCAGGTGATGATACACCTGCTAAATGGGAGTACTTTGTCGATGCACTGGATGGCAAGGTCCTCTGGAAGTTTAACAATGAACAGACACATACCAGCACCACGGGTTCAGGTATCGGAAGATACTCAGGAGCTGTTACTGTCAATACGGTACACGACCACGGTGCAGGAAATTACCTGCTGGAGGATCAGGGTGTCCCAACTTCTGCAAGGGTTGTCACACATGACGCAGACGGAGGATATCCACCTGCCGATGTTTCAGAGGATAATAATAACAACTGGTCAGCAGCAGCACAGGGACCGGATATCGACTGTCACCTCTACACGAGGATTGTCTTCGACTATTTCTTCACCGTACACGGACGTGACAGCTATGATGATGCCGGTGCCGACATGCACATCTATGCGAACTGTGGTACCGACTGGAACAATGCATCCTGGAACGGCAGTTATGTCAAGATAGGAAACGGAGACGGAATACGCTACAGCCCTCTATGTGCACTTGACATCATTGCTCATGAGTGGACACATGCTGTGACCGAGTACACCGCCGGCCTTGTCTATAGCGGGGAATCGGGTGCCCTGAACGAATCCATGTCCGATGTATTCGGTTGCCTTATCGCAGGTAACTGGCTCTTCGGAGAGGATGCATGGTTGCTGGCTTCCGCACCTGGATCACGTAACCTTGAAGACCCGACAAACGGAGGTCAGTATGACCCGACTGATCCTATAGACAGTGTTATTGCAGGTCATCAGCCGGACCATATGGACGATAAGTATACCGGTACAGCAGACTATGGCGGAGTACACATAAACAGCGGTATAATGAACAAGGCCGCTTACCTTATCGCAACAGGTGGTACACACAGAGGTATCAGGATATGTGAAGGGCTAGGAAACGATGTGCTTGGACTCCTGTATTACCAGGCGCTTACAACACACCTTGTCTCAAGTTCCGATTTCAGTGACATGAGAGATGCGGTACTGGATTCACTGGATGACCTCTACTCGACCAACCCGCACTATTCCCGCTGGAGAGCAAGCATCATAAATGCATTTGCTGCTGTGGGTATCGGTACGGCAGTCACATGCCCGATAACATGCTGGATAGCACCATTCATCTGTCCACCATCACCACATCTGGTATGCCCTCCATCACCTCGTTTCATGTGCCCGCCGGCACCGTATATCTGCCCGCCTGCACCTGACTTCGTGTGCCCACCATCTCCTATGATTGTATGTCCACCATCGCCATATGTTGCATGTCCACCGTCACCGGGGCTTTCCTGTCTGCCGGGACCTGACCCACTGCCATATACACCTGAGATACGTGTGAGACATCCTGTCATCTCATTGAAGACGGACATAATAGAGATAGTCGGAATCGGTCCTGAGATCGCTGCACTCTTCAAGGCAAGGTCGATCTCGACCCTTGGTGAGTTCCTTAAGGCAACAGAGAACAAGAAGAACATCTCTGAACTTTCAGAGACCCTGGGCATCTCAGCCACAAGGATCAACGACTGGAGAAAGAAGACACTGGTATTGCTTGGAGAAGTTAAGTGA
- a CDS encoding PqqD family peptide modification chaperone, producing MSNLKNSPGDDPGNFSISDSFELVPYFPFRINKEDELWVIRNPLTGQENELNEAAFWMLKLCDGYRTLDEIINDISTAYRTDSDTAYAMSAPLLEKLTGDGVLWWRKGRLNYWKVPAPAGVLWDLTSRCNLRCKHCVVSAGEAGRDELSLDECHRLIDQFAEFGIGQLILSGGEPMVREDFFDIAEYATEKGLLIQVATNGTLIDESAAQRLASIGASTQVSFDSSEPAIHDDFRQHSGSWLRTKKGIEHLKKAGVPVTLAVTVTTMNIDDVPHIYEMAKDMGVQTFRILPFVPFGRGKYADELEVSPARMGELTEFLHSKRDEDGLNIAPMEFECTFSPPPEQGIDNDTRIGCDGAISYCTVNSSGEVLPCNYFSGADAENIREHDFRWIWDNSRFLNYFRSLKATDVKGSCQECSWLPVCRGSCIAANFAHGDMFQSNCHCWLVNEK from the coding sequence GTGAGCAACTTGAAAAACAGTCCGGGAGATGATCCCGGAAACTTTTCTATTTCAGATAGCTTTGAGCTTGTGCCATATTTCCCCTTCCGCATCAACAAAGAGGATGAACTATGGGTCATCAGGAACCCCCTGACCGGACAGGAGAACGAACTGAACGAGGCCGCCTTCTGGATGCTCAAACTCTGCGACGGGTACAGGACACTTGATGAGATCATCAATGACATCTCCACCGCCTACCGGACCGACAGTGACACCGCATATGCCATGAGTGCACCCCTGCTTGAGAAACTCACCGGGGACGGAGTGCTATGGTGGCGCAAAGGAAGACTGAACTACTGGAAAGTACCTGCACCTGCCGGTGTTCTCTGGGACCTTACTTCAAGATGTAACCTCAGATGCAAGCACTGTGTCGTAAGTGCAGGAGAAGCAGGCAGGGATGAACTAAGCCTTGATGAATGCCACAGGCTGATAGACCAGTTCGCAGAGTTCGGTATCGGACAGCTTATCCTCAGCGGTGGTGAGCCAATGGTAAGAGAGGACTTCTTCGATATTGCTGAATATGCTACTGAAAAAGGACTTCTGATACAGGTAGCCACCAACGGAACCCTGATAGATGAAAGTGCAGCACAGAGACTTGCCAGTATAGGAGCATCTACACAGGTGAGCTTCGATTCATCCGAGCCTGCCATCCATGATGATTTCAGGCAGCACTCTGGTTCGTGGCTGAGAACGAAGAAAGGTATAGAGCATCTGAAAAAGGCAGGTGTTCCTGTCACTCTAGCCGTGACAGTGACCACCATGAACATCGATGATGTCCCGCATATCTATGAAATGGCAAAGGACATGGGAGTGCAGACATTCCGCATACTGCCTTTTGTACCATTTGGACGTGGGAAGTACGCTGATGAACTGGAAGTATCGCCGGCGAGAATGGGTGAACTGACAGAGTTCCTGCATTCTAAAAGGGATGAGGACGGTCTCAACATTGCACCAATGGAGTTCGAATGTACTTTCAGCCCTCCACCAGAACAGGGAATAGATAATGATACCAGAATAGGATGTGACGGAGCCATATCATACTGTACTGTGAATTCAAGTGGAGAGGTACTTCCATGCAACTACTTCTCAGGAGCAGATGCAGAGAATATCAGGGAACATGATTTCAGATGGATATGGGACAATTCCCGTTTCCTCAACTATTTCAGGAGCCTGAAAGCAACTGACGTGAAGGGAAGCTGCCAGGAGTGTAGCTGGCTTCCTGTTTGCAGAGGAAGCTGTATTGCCGCCAACTTTGCACACGGGGACATGTTCCAGTCGAACTGTCACTGCTGGCTGGTTAATGAAAAATGA
- the sfsA gene encoding DNA/RNA nuclease SfsA, which translates to MTPNTHPQVLNIHIDTEGTFIERPNRFLAIVEIENNGIKTHEKVHVHDPGRLLDILYPGNRVLLRKASNPNRKTGWDMIAGRSGDNWILINSAFHRQISGWVIENGIIDDLSNADSILPEQRYGDSRLDYLVRKDGKSTWIEVKGCTLAGGRVASFPDAPTTRGKRHLEELIKARSEGHDAAVIILVLRPEAECFTANGIIDPAFADTFEKALEAGVKVFPLQFSFEGSNIHYLSQLPLCDRVLY; encoded by the coding sequence ATGACCCCAAACACCCATCCACAGGTCCTCAATATCCACATCGACACCGAAGGTACATTCATAGAACGTCCGAACCGTTTCCTTGCCATTGTCGAGATAGAGAACAATGGCATCAAAACACATGAAAAGGTCCATGTGCATGATCCAGGCAGACTGCTGGATATACTCTATCCCGGAAACAGGGTACTTTTACGCAAGGCCAGCAATCCGAACAGGAAGACCGGATGGGATATGATAGCTGGCAGGTCCGGTGACAACTGGATACTCATCAACTCCGCATTTCACAGGCAGATATCCGGATGGGTGATCGAGAACGGTATCATCGATGACCTGAGCAACGCAGATAGTATACTGCCGGAGCAGAGATATGGGGACAGCAGACTTGATTATCTTGTCCGGAAAGATGGGAAGAGTACATGGATCGAGGTCAAGGGTTGTACACTTGCAGGGGGCAGGGTCGCCTCGTTCCCGGATGCACCGACAACGCGTGGAAAGCGTCATCTTGAGGAACTGATAAAGGCAAGGTCGGAAGGTCATGATGCTGCGGTGATCATACTGGTTCTCAGACCGGAGGCGGAGTGTTTCACGGCCAACGGTATCATTGACCCTGCATTTGCGGATACTTTCGAAAAGGCTCTGGAAGCAGGTGTAAAAGTATTCCCGCTTCAGTTCTCATTTGAAGGTAGCAATATACATTATCTGTCACAACTTCCACTGTGTGACAGGGTTTTGTATTGA